In the genome of Myxococcus stipitatus, one region contains:
- a CDS encoding sensor histidine kinase, which yields MEPRIRRSLDAVRLKHVGRLIGRVVRMRAYLGAFLMATIAGLTLMDTAPWRRIWLPVQMIAALAFFFNELRRYEREGISTKGLFINFAGGLVLEQGLTWGTGGLASPLLPLIAPLAFVAAALLPSRQRNVLLVAEVVMVAVLSMAHLNAWTPPLHLSFLGAPPRELLIAISVCTFLSIFAASAMGAAFRRTVEDMLAESFQQRDELLATHRTYARTLEALSGEIAHELKNPLATVKGLTQLMQRETGRAQPQERLEVLAGEVTRMQGILEEFLNFSRPLVPLSLSEVDLSALCDQALVLHEGVAAEHGVTILRDSEGPLHAVCDTRKVRQVVMNLLLNAIDASPRGGQVLVSLESASTGEVRVVIRDSGAGLAPELASRVFDAGVTTKKRGSGLGLTVARALARQHGGDVTLRNEVAGGCVAELVLPREPPADTLGPVRGREVSHAG from the coding sequence ATGGAACCTCGAATCCGGCGCAGTCTCGATGCCGTGCGCCTCAAGCACGTGGGCCGACTCATCGGTCGCGTGGTGCGGATGCGCGCCTACCTGGGGGCCTTCCTGATGGCGACCATTGCGGGCCTCACCCTGATGGACACCGCGCCCTGGCGCCGCATCTGGTTGCCGGTGCAGATGATCGCCGCCCTGGCGTTCTTCTTCAACGAGCTGCGCCGGTACGAGCGGGAGGGCATCTCCACGAAGGGCCTGTTCATCAACTTCGCGGGTGGCCTCGTCTTGGAGCAGGGCCTGACGTGGGGGACGGGGGGGCTGGCGAGTCCGTTGTTGCCGCTCATCGCGCCGCTCGCGTTCGTCGCGGCGGCGCTGCTGCCATCGAGGCAGCGGAACGTGTTGTTGGTGGCGGAGGTCGTGATGGTGGCCGTGCTGTCGATGGCGCACCTGAATGCGTGGACTCCGCCATTGCACCTGTCCTTCCTGGGGGCTCCGCCGCGCGAGCTGCTCATCGCCATCTCGGTGTGCACGTTCCTGTCCATCTTCGCTGCCAGCGCCATGGGCGCGGCCTTCCGGCGCACGGTCGAGGACATGCTCGCGGAGTCCTTCCAGCAGCGAGACGAGCTGCTCGCCACGCACAGGACCTACGCGCGGACGCTGGAGGCGCTGTCGGGAGAGATTGCCCACGAGCTGAAGAACCCCCTCGCCACGGTGAAGGGGCTCACGCAGCTCATGCAGCGGGAGACGGGGCGGGCCCAGCCCCAGGAGCGACTGGAGGTCCTCGCGGGGGAAGTCACGCGCATGCAGGGCATCCTGGAGGAGTTCCTCAACTTCTCGCGGCCCCTGGTGCCCCTGTCTCTCAGCGAGGTGGACCTGTCGGCGCTGTGTGACCAGGCGCTGGTGCTCCACGAGGGCGTCGCCGCCGAGCACGGGGTGACCATCCTCCGCGACAGCGAGGGGCCGCTGCACGCCGTCTGTGACACGCGCAAGGTGAGGCAGGTGGTGATGAACCTGCTGCTCAACGCCATCGATGCCAGTCCGCGAGGAGGGCAGGTGCTGGTGAGCCTCGAGTCCGCGAGCACGGGGGAGGTGCGAGTGGTCATCCGCGATTCGGGGGCGGGGCTCGCGCCGGAGCTGGCCAGCCGGGTCTTCGACGCGGGCGTGACGACCAAGAAGCGCGGCTCGGGGTTGGGGTTGACGGTGGCTCGTGCGTTGGCGCGTCAGCATGGGGGCGACGTCACCTTGCGCAACGAAGTGGCGGGAGGCTGCGTGGCGGAGCTGGTGCTGCCGCGCGAGCCCCCCGCGGACACCCTGGGGCCGGTGCGAGGGCGAGAGGTGAGTCATGCGGGGTGA
- a CDS encoding sigma-54 dependent transcriptional regulator, giving the protein MRGEARSVSRVLVVDDDAGVRFTLKEMLRSIDDVEVVQAEDGVAALEKLSSQAFELVITDLRMPRMDGMELVRRLSTMPHAPRVIVITAHGSERFAVEAVKAGAYDYFRKPFDVDELLAVVTRALESVRLRHENERLTGELNLSRSLVFTSEPMGRLAQMVQRAGSRDVTVLITGESGTGKERVAEALVRASSRAQKPYLRFNCAALTEELAEAELFGHAKGAFTGAHRVRQGLFREADGGTLLLDEVGELAPPLQAKLLRVLQEGEVRPVGEDRPVKVDVRILAATHRDLRKRAAEGQFREDLYYRLNVVHLRVPALRERPEDIPVLARMFLDRFSGRFHTGPLKVPEGFIERLVALPWRGNVRELENTLESLVALSSDGELDLSQLPSPEPGGVIPASSGAMPDGPRPDEAEAAPGVGLKERVEAYERGLILDALRIEGGNRSGAARRLGIGRATLHDKLRKYGLDSAPDEGGS; this is encoded by the coding sequence ATGCGGGGTGAGGCGCGGAGTGTCTCGCGGGTGTTGGTGGTGGATGACGACGCGGGCGTGCGCTTCACGCTGAAGGAGATGCTGCGGAGCATCGACGACGTGGAGGTGGTGCAGGCCGAGGACGGCGTGGCGGCGCTGGAGAAGCTGTCGTCACAGGCCTTCGAGCTGGTCATCACCGACCTGCGCATGCCTCGGATGGATGGCATGGAGCTGGTGCGGCGGCTGAGCACGATGCCCCACGCGCCGCGGGTCATCGTCATCACCGCGCATGGCTCGGAGCGCTTCGCGGTGGAGGCGGTGAAGGCGGGGGCGTATGACTACTTCCGCAAGCCATTCGACGTGGATGAGCTGCTCGCCGTCGTCACGCGGGCCCTGGAGTCGGTGCGGCTGCGCCACGAGAACGAGCGGCTGACGGGCGAGCTGAACCTGTCGCGCTCGTTGGTCTTCACCTCGGAGCCCATGGGGCGGCTGGCGCAGATGGTCCAGCGCGCGGGCTCTCGCGACGTGACGGTGCTCATCACGGGAGAGAGCGGCACGGGCAAGGAGCGTGTGGCGGAGGCGCTGGTGCGCGCCTCGTCGCGAGCCCAGAAGCCCTACCTGCGCTTCAACTGCGCGGCGCTCACCGAGGAGCTGGCCGAGGCGGAGCTGTTCGGCCACGCGAAGGGCGCCTTCACCGGCGCGCACCGCGTGCGGCAGGGCCTCTTCCGGGAGGCGGACGGGGGCACGCTGCTCCTCGACGAGGTGGGCGAGCTGGCCCCTCCGCTCCAGGCGAAGCTCCTCCGGGTGCTTCAAGAGGGCGAAGTGCGCCCGGTGGGCGAGGACCGGCCGGTGAAGGTGGACGTGCGAATCCTCGCCGCCACGCACCGGGACTTGCGCAAGCGCGCCGCGGAGGGCCAGTTCCGCGAAGACCTCTACTACCGCCTCAACGTCGTCCACCTTCGAGTCCCCGCGCTGCGAGAGCGCCCCGAGGACATCCCCGTCCTCGCGCGCATGTTCCTGGACCGCTTCAGCGGCCGGTTCCACACGGGCCCGCTCAAGGTGCCCGAGGGCTTCATCGAGCGACTGGTGGCGTTGCCGTGGCGCGGCAATGTGCGCGAGCTGGAGAACACCCTCGAGAGCCTGGTCGCGCTGTCCAGTGACGGAGAGCTGGACCTGTCGCAGCTGCCATCCCCCGAGCCGGGCGGTGTCATCCCCGCGTCCTCGGGTGCCATGCCCGACGGACCGAGGCCGGACGAAGCCGAGGCCGCCCCTGGCGTGGGGCTGAAGGAGCGGGTGGAGGCGTACGAGCGGGGACTCATCCTGGACGCGCTGCGTATCGAAGGCGGCAACCGCAGCGGAGCGGCTCGACGGCTGGGGATTGGCCGCGCCACGTTGCACGACAAGCTGCGCAAGTACGGGCTGGACAGCGCTCCGGACGAAGGCGGGAGCTGA
- a CDS encoding CocE/NonD family hydrolase — translation MSTVSRRLAALLLCSLASPSLAQTPPAAPPKVAAAAPPERVERIRSRYTKFEYRVPMRDGVKLFTSVYVPVDASPGKRYPILLVRTPYSVGPYGADRYPKRLGPTDDFEKEGYIFVFQDVRGQHMSEGEFVNVRPHNPKKRGAKETDESSDTYDTIDWLVKRVAHNNGRVGMWGISYPGFYASAGAIDSHPALKAVSPQAPIGDWFWDDMHRHGAFNLSLAFSFFSGFGKPRPAPTASEDFNRFDYGTPDGYQFFLDLGPLSNADTKYFKGDVAFWKDVSSHPNYDAFWKERNILPHLKNIKAAMLVVGGWFDTEDLYGPLRTYAAIEKQNPGTANTLIMGPWSHGGWIRTEGSELGDAHFGFRTAETYQDLALAFFKHHLKGGGAPEVPEALVFETGANRWRQFDTWPPKGLRGTKLYFQPKGGLSMQAPAGKGATESFAEYVSDPAKPVPYTQELTTGWSKNYMTEDQRFAASRPDVLVFQTEPLTQDLTLAGPLEAELWVSTTGSDADWVVKLIDVNPGVLPGRKASDDEEHGAKDRGGQQTLVRGEPFRGRFRESYSEPKAFKPGEVTKVRFTINDVLHTFQRGHRVMIQVQSSWFPFIDRNPQTYVPNIFEAKETDFTRSFHRVYHSSAHPSFIEVGVLPALDAQGG, via the coding sequence ATGTCCACCGTGTCCCGCAGACTCGCGGCACTGTTGCTGTGTTCCCTCGCCAGTCCTTCGCTCGCGCAGACACCGCCCGCCGCCCCGCCGAAGGTGGCCGCCGCGGCGCCGCCGGAGCGGGTCGAGCGCATCCGCTCGCGCTACACCAAGTTCGAGTACCGCGTCCCCATGCGGGACGGCGTGAAGCTCTTCACGTCCGTGTATGTCCCGGTGGATGCGTCCCCCGGCAAGCGCTATCCCATCCTGCTGGTCCGCACGCCGTACAGCGTGGGGCCCTATGGCGCGGACCGCTACCCGAAGCGGCTGGGGCCGACGGACGACTTCGAGAAGGAGGGCTACATCTTCGTCTTCCAGGACGTGCGCGGCCAGCACATGTCCGAGGGTGAGTTCGTCAACGTGCGTCCGCACAACCCGAAGAAGCGCGGGGCGAAGGAGACGGACGAGAGCTCGGACACGTATGACACCATCGACTGGCTGGTGAAGCGCGTGGCCCACAACAACGGCCGCGTGGGCATGTGGGGCATCTCCTATCCCGGCTTCTACGCGTCCGCGGGTGCCATCGACTCGCATCCGGCGCTCAAGGCCGTGTCCCCGCAGGCGCCCATCGGTGACTGGTTCTGGGACGACATGCACCGGCATGGGGCCTTCAACCTGTCGCTCGCCTTCAGCTTCTTCTCGGGCTTCGGCAAGCCGCGCCCCGCGCCCACGGCCAGCGAGGACTTCAACCGCTTCGACTACGGCACGCCGGATGGGTACCAGTTCTTCCTGGACCTGGGCCCGCTGAGCAACGCCGACACGAAGTACTTCAAGGGCGACGTCGCGTTCTGGAAGGACGTGTCCTCGCACCCCAACTACGACGCCTTCTGGAAGGAGCGGAACATCCTGCCGCACCTGAAGAACATCAAGGCGGCGATGCTGGTGGTGGGCGGCTGGTTCGACACGGAGGACTTGTACGGGCCGCTGCGGACGTACGCCGCCATCGAGAAGCAGAACCCGGGCACGGCGAACACGCTCATCATGGGCCCGTGGTCTCACGGGGGCTGGATTCGCACCGAGGGCTCCGAGCTGGGGGACGCCCACTTCGGCTTCCGCACCGCGGAGACGTATCAGGACCTGGCCCTGGCCTTCTTCAAGCACCACCTCAAGGGAGGCGGAGCACCGGAGGTGCCCGAGGCCCTCGTGTTCGAGACGGGCGCCAACCGCTGGCGCCAGTTCGACACGTGGCCTCCGAAGGGGCTGCGCGGGACGAAGCTGTACTTCCAGCCGAAGGGTGGGTTGTCGATGCAGGCGCCCGCCGGCAAGGGCGCGACGGAGTCCTTCGCGGAGTACGTGAGCGACCCGGCGAAGCCCGTGCCGTACACGCAGGAGCTGACGACGGGCTGGAGCAAGAACTACATGACGGAGGACCAGCGCTTCGCGGCGAGCCGCCCGGACGTGCTGGTGTTCCAGACGGAGCCACTCACGCAGGACCTCACGCTCGCGGGACCGCTGGAGGCGGAGCTGTGGGTCTCCACGACGGGCTCGGACGCGGACTGGGTGGTGAAGCTCATCGACGTGAACCCCGGGGTGCTTCCGGGGCGGAAGGCGAGCGACGACGAGGAGCATGGCGCGAAGGACCGGGGCGGACAGCAGACGCTGGTGCGCGGCGAGCCGTTCCGAGGCCGCTTCCGCGAGAGCTACAGCGAGCCCAAGGCCTTCAAGCCCGGTGAGGTGACGAAGGTGCGCTTCACCATCAACGACGTCCTGCACACATTCCAGCGAGGACACCGGGTGATGATCCAGGTGCAGTCGAGCTGGTTCCCGTTCATCGACCGCAATCCGCAGACGTACGTGCCGAACATCTTCGAGGCCAAGGAGACGGACTTCACGCGTTCGTTTCATCGCGTGTATCACTCCTCGGCGCACCCCAGCTTCATCGAGGTCGGCGTGCTGCCCGCGTTGGATGCGCAGGGCGGCTGA